A stretch of Acipenser ruthenus chromosome 1, fAciRut3.2 maternal haplotype, whole genome shotgun sequence DNA encodes these proteins:
- the LOC117403817 gene encoding molybdopterin synthase catalytic subunit-like, translating to MSQPANDIGSAGLEVENADMSSCEIAANDIVKLTHGKLSTEEVSASVVCPSCGAVSLFIGITRNSFEGKKVVELEYEAYIPMAQSEMKKICWDVRRKWPSVKHIAIHHRLGVVPVSEASVIIAISSPHRSESLEAVKYCIDTLKATVPIWKKEIYETEDCSWKENKECRWAGSREK from the exons ATGTCGCAGCCAGCAAATGACATCGGAAGTGCAGGGCTTGAAG ttgAAAACGCTGATATGAGCAGCTGTGAAATTGCTGCCAATGACATTGTTAAACTGACCCACGGCAAGCTCTCCACAGAGGAGGTTTCTGCGTCGGTGGTGTGCCCTTCTTGTGGGGCAGTCTCTCTGTTTATTG GAATAACAAGAAACAGTTTTGAAGGGAAAAAGGTTGTTGAGTTGGAATATGAAGCCTACATCCCAATGGCTCAGTCGGAGATGAAGAAGATCTGCTGGGACGTGAGGCGGAAATGGCCATCAGTAAAACACATTGCCATTCATCACAGACTAGG GGTGGTCCCGGTATCTGAAGCAAGTGTCATAATAGCCATTTCCTCGCCTCACAGAAGTGAATCTCTTGAAGCAGTAAAATACTGCATAGATACACTAAAAGCAACTGTTCCAATATGGAAGAAA GAAATTTATGAAACTGAGGACTGTTCTTGGAAGGAAAACAAGGAGTGCAGGTGGGCAGGGAGCAGAGAGAAATAA
- the LOC117963132 gene encoding molybdopterin synthase sulfur carrier subunit: MTTEVVVLYFAKSAELAEVRSENITVSHQLTSLQLWQELVTKHPRLAAIRDQVVLAVRQEYVSLGDELLILHPGDEVGVIPPLSGG; encoded by the exons ATGACTACCGAG GTTGTGGTGCTGTATTTTGCTAAAAGTGCTGAACTAGCAGAAGTTAGATCAGAGAATATCACTGTTTCTCATCAACTGACATCCCTGCAGCTCTGGCAAGAGCTGGTCACAAAACATCCCAG ACTCGCTGCCATACGGGACCAGGTGGTCCTGGCGGTCCGTCAGGAATACGTCTCCCTGGGTGATGAGCTTCTGATTCTCCATCCAGGTGACGAGGTTGGAGTTATCCCCCCCCTCAGCGGGGGCTAG